In the Kitasatospora terrestris genome, one interval contains:
- a CDS encoding MFS transporter yields the protein MPDTPPDTPSSGGGRSTAVRASVVATGASVLLLVAIVLGSRGLRDFDSALVPYAVATVFLTFGVVYRYTVWVSAPAARRLFKEGWRAALSWENLKHSPTALPKMIATYLGFQKFLGARSHARWAAHQLIFWGCLLAAAITFPLTWGWFTFTADSATGPGYEMRLWGVKLFGFDSESFFGWVLYHGLDLAAVMVIGGAGYFLWRRMRDREAMTGQRFGYDFVPLLALLTISVTGLLLTFSEIYLHGGGYEFLSILHMASVVLTLVYLPFGKFFHIVQRPAAVGMQLFKYTSRKKDDPTGEVFACKRCGQPVDTVAYVENLRGTMRDLKLGFDEWAEYCPRCKRVLRGGAYLSSVKRGFK from the coding sequence GTGCCAGACACACCGCCAGACACACCGTCAAGTGGAGGCGGCCGTTCGACGGCTGTTCGGGCGTCCGTGGTGGCCACCGGGGCGAGCGTGCTGCTCCTGGTGGCCATCGTGCTGGGCAGCAGGGGCTTGCGCGACTTCGACTCCGCGCTCGTCCCGTACGCGGTCGCCACCGTCTTCCTGACCTTCGGCGTGGTCTACCGCTACACCGTCTGGGTGTCGGCGCCGGCGGCCCGGCGGCTGTTCAAGGAGGGCTGGCGGGCGGCGCTGTCCTGGGAGAACCTGAAGCACTCGCCGACCGCGCTGCCGAAGATGATCGCCACGTACCTCGGCTTCCAGAAGTTCCTGGGCGCCCGCTCGCACGCCCGCTGGGCCGCTCACCAGCTGATCTTCTGGGGCTGCCTGCTGGCCGCCGCGATCACCTTCCCGCTGACCTGGGGCTGGTTCACCTTCACCGCCGACAGCGCCACCGGGCCCGGGTACGAGATGCGGCTGTGGGGCGTCAAGCTGTTCGGCTTCGACTCCGAGTCGTTCTTCGGCTGGGTGCTGTACCACGGGCTGGACCTGGCCGCGGTGATGGTGATCGGCGGCGCCGGCTACTTCCTGTGGCGGCGGATGCGCGACCGGGAGGCCATGACCGGGCAGCGCTTCGGCTACGACTTCGTCCCGCTGCTCGCGCTGCTGACCATCTCGGTGACCGGCCTGCTGCTGACCTTCTCGGAGATCTACCTGCACGGCGGGGGCTACGAGTTCCTGTCGATCCTGCACATGGCGTCGGTCGTGCTGACGCTGGTCTACCTGCCGTTCGGCAAGTTCTTCCACATCGTGCAGCGCCCGGCCGCGGTCGGGATGCAGCTGTTCAAGTACACCTCGCGGAAGAAGGACGACCCGACGGGCGAGGTGTTCGCCTGCAAGCGGTGCGGCCAGCCGGTGGACACGGTGGCGTACGTGGAGAACCTGCGCGGCACGATGCGGGACCTGAAGCTCGGCTTCGACGAGTGGGCCGAGTACTGCCCGCGCTGCAAGCGGGTCCTGCGTGGCGGCGCCTACCTGTCCAGTGTGAAGCGGGGGTTCAAGTGA
- the rox gene encoding rifampin monooxygenase has product MHDVIVVGGGPTGLMLAAELRLQGVEAVVLEKAAEPPIHSRALGLHVRSIELLDQRGLLEEFLARGTQYRVGGFFAAIAKSWPEDLDTAHGYVLGIPQRVTEQLLTEHALALGADLRRGVELVGLDQDADGVTAGLADGTTLRARYLVGCDGGRSTVRKLTGIAFPGLDTRVETLIGEMQVGVPPETVTEVVTEVRRTQLLFGLGPMPGGVYRVVVPAGGLAADRTVPPTLDEVKDRLRAVAGTDFGVHSPRWLSRFGDATRQAERYRDGRVLLAGDAAHIHPPTGGQGLNLGLQDAFNLGWKLAAEINGWAPAGLLDSYHDERHPVGADVLDNTRAQMQLLSTDPGAQAVRRLLAELMEFEDVNRHLIEKITAIGVRYDLGDDNPLVGRRLRDLPLKQDRLYEHLHTGRGLLLDTTGALSPAGWADRVDHLPCPADLADRLGAPAVLLRPDGHVAWAGDDQQDLLTHLPTWFGEPTAD; this is encoded by the coding sequence ATGCATGACGTCATCGTGGTCGGCGGCGGACCCACCGGCCTGATGCTCGCCGCCGAGCTGCGCCTGCAGGGCGTGGAGGCGGTCGTCCTCGAGAAGGCGGCGGAACCGCCGATCCACTCGCGCGCGCTCGGCCTGCACGTGCGCAGCATCGAGCTGCTCGACCAGCGCGGCCTGCTGGAGGAGTTCCTGGCCCGCGGCACGCAGTACCGGGTCGGCGGGTTCTTCGCCGCCATCGCCAAGTCCTGGCCCGAGGACCTGGACACCGCGCACGGGTACGTCCTCGGCATCCCGCAGCGCGTCACCGAGCAGCTGCTCACCGAACACGCCCTCGCCCTCGGTGCCGACCTGCGACGCGGCGTCGAACTCGTCGGCCTCGACCAGGACGCGGACGGCGTCACCGCCGGACTCGCCGACGGCACAACGCTCCGCGCGCGGTACCTGGTCGGCTGCGACGGCGGGCGCAGCACCGTCCGCAAGCTCACCGGCATCGCCTTCCCCGGCTTGGACACCCGGGTCGAGACGCTGATCGGCGAGATGCAGGTCGGCGTCCCGCCGGAGACCGTCACCGAGGTCGTCACGGAGGTCCGGCGCACCCAACTGCTGTTCGGCCTCGGCCCGATGCCCGGCGGGGTGTACCGCGTCGTCGTCCCCGCCGGCGGCCTCGCCGCGGACCGCACCGTCCCGCCGACCCTCGACGAGGTCAAGGACCGGCTGCGGGCCGTCGCCGGCACCGACTTCGGCGTGCACTCGCCGCGCTGGCTCTCCCGCTTCGGCGACGCCACCCGGCAGGCCGAGCGCTACCGCGACGGCCGCGTCCTGCTCGCCGGAGACGCCGCCCACATCCACCCGCCGACCGGCGGCCAGGGCCTCAACCTCGGTCTCCAGGACGCCTTCAACCTCGGCTGGAAGCTCGCCGCCGAGATCAACGGCTGGGCCCCCGCCGGCCTGCTCGACAGCTACCACGACGAGCGGCACCCGGTCGGCGCCGACGTCCTCGACAACACCCGCGCCCAGATGCAGCTCCTCTCCACCGACCCCGGCGCCCAGGCGGTCCGGCGGCTGCTCGCCGAGCTCATGGAGTTCGAGGACGTCAACCGCCACCTGATCGAGAAGATCACCGCGATCGGCGTCCGCTACGACCTCGGCGACGACAACCCGCTCGTCGGCCGCCGCCTGCGCGACCTCCCGCTCAAGCAGGACCGCCTCTACGAGCACCTCCACACCGGCCGCGGCCTGCTCCTCGACACCACCGGCGCCCTCTCCCCCGCCGGCTGGGCCGACCGCGTCGACCACCTCCCCTGCCCCGCCGACCTCGCCGACCGGCTCGGCGCCCCCGCCGTCCTGCTGCGCCCCGACGGCCACGTCGCCTGGGCCGGCGACGACCAGCAGGACCTCCTCACCCACCTCCCCACCTGGTTCGGCGAGCCCACGGCCGACTGA
- a CDS encoding MMPL family transporter, with the protein MSPTRRLAALPCGRRSKWVVLALWLLLILVAGPLAGKLNDAEDNEASSWLPGNAESTQVLVEQRSFQPVDTAQAVVVYQRDSGITVEDHAKAVQDAAAFAGAPHVVGPVVGPVQSEDGKAMQTVVPVELGSTGWNNLRPAVDSMRATATAGDVPGLTTHVTGPAGVGADESEAFAGIDSTLLFATVAVVVVLLLLTYRSPVLWLLPLGAAGVALIVSEALIYLFAEHAGLTVNAQSAGILIVLVLGAGTDYALLITARYREELRRHEDRHEAMALALHRAGPAILASSATVVASMLCLTVAEMNSTSGLGPVCAIGVLVALVAMLTLLPALLVAVGRWVFWPVKPDYGTAEPTRTGRWAHIGGWIARRPRRVWTGTALALAVCTLGLISLNATGLTTAGTFTGKPDSVAGQQVLAAHFPGGTGAPLSVVSAAGQVAEVRQAVGATEGISATSPPVEKSGQAFFQATMTDPPDSDQAKATVDRVRDAAHAVPGADAKVGGSTAVVLDAGRAAAHDNRVIIPLVLVVVTLILAALLRAVVAPLVLIATVVLSYAAALGISAFFFEHVFHFSGEDQAFPLFVFVFLVALGIDYNIFLMTRIREEAGHHGTRRGAVIGLAATGGVITSAGLILASTFAVLGTLPIVGFAEIGFAVALGVLIDALVVRSILVTALTVDIGRWMWWPSPLSHPPPSAPEPAPAPAEQE; encoded by the coding sequence ATGAGTCCGACCAGGCGGTTGGCGGCGCTGCCGTGCGGGCGGCGCAGCAAGTGGGTGGTGCTCGCGCTGTGGCTGCTGCTGATCCTGGTGGCGGGTCCACTCGCGGGAAAGCTGAACGACGCCGAGGACAACGAGGCGTCCAGCTGGCTGCCCGGCAACGCCGAGTCGACGCAGGTGCTGGTCGAACAGCGTTCCTTCCAGCCGGTGGACACCGCGCAGGCGGTGGTGGTGTACCAGCGGGACAGCGGCATCACGGTCGAGGACCACGCCAAGGCCGTGCAGGACGCCGCCGCGTTCGCCGGCGCCCCGCACGTGGTCGGCCCGGTGGTCGGCCCGGTGCAGTCCGAGGACGGCAAGGCGATGCAGACCGTCGTGCCCGTCGAGCTGGGGTCGACCGGCTGGAACAACCTCCGCCCGGCCGTGGACAGCATGCGCGCCACCGCCACCGCCGGCGACGTCCCCGGTCTGACCACGCACGTCACCGGCCCGGCGGGCGTCGGCGCCGACGAGTCGGAGGCCTTCGCGGGCATCGACTCGACGCTGCTGTTCGCGACCGTCGCGGTGGTGGTGGTCCTGCTGCTGCTGACCTACCGCAGCCCGGTGCTGTGGCTGCTGCCGCTCGGCGCGGCGGGCGTCGCGCTGATCGTCTCCGAGGCGCTGATCTACCTGTTCGCCGAGCACGCCGGGCTCACCGTCAACGCGCAGAGCGCCGGCATCCTGATCGTCCTGGTGCTCGGCGCGGGCACCGACTACGCCCTGCTGATCACCGCCCGTTACCGCGAGGAGCTGCGGCGTCACGAGGACCGGCACGAGGCGATGGCGCTGGCCCTGCACCGGGCCGGGCCGGCGATCCTCGCCAGTTCGGCGACCGTCGTCGCCTCGATGCTCTGCCTGACCGTCGCCGAGATGAACTCCACCAGCGGCCTCGGACCGGTCTGCGCGATCGGCGTGCTGGTCGCGCTCGTCGCCATGCTGACGCTGCTGCCGGCCCTGCTGGTGGCCGTCGGCCGGTGGGTGTTCTGGCCGGTCAAGCCCGACTACGGGACGGCGGAACCCACCCGGACGGGCCGCTGGGCGCACATCGGCGGCTGGATCGCCCGCCGCCCGCGCCGGGTCTGGACGGGCACAGCGCTCGCGCTGGCCGTCTGCACGCTCGGCCTGATCTCGCTCAACGCCACCGGACTGACCACCGCCGGCACCTTCACCGGCAAGCCGGACTCGGTGGCCGGCCAGCAGGTGCTCGCCGCGCACTTCCCCGGCGGCACCGGCGCGCCGCTGTCGGTGGTCAGCGCCGCCGGACAGGTCGCCGAGGTGCGGCAGGCGGTCGGCGCCACGGAAGGGATCTCCGCGACCAGTCCGCCGGTGGAGAAGTCCGGCCAGGCGTTCTTCCAGGCCACCATGACCGATCCGCCCGACAGCGACCAGGCCAAGGCCACCGTCGACCGGGTCCGCGATGCCGCGCACGCCGTCCCCGGGGCCGACGCCAAGGTGGGCGGCAGCACCGCCGTCGTCCTGGACGCCGGCCGGGCCGCCGCGCACGACAACCGCGTGATCATCCCGCTGGTCCTGGTCGTGGTCACGCTGATCCTCGCCGCGCTGCTGCGCGCGGTCGTGGCGCCGCTGGTGCTGATCGCCACCGTGGTGCTCTCGTACGCGGCGGCGCTCGGCATCAGCGCGTTCTTCTTCGAGCACGTCTTCCACTTCAGCGGGGAGGACCAGGCGTTCCCGCTGTTCGTCTTCGTGTTCCTGGTGGCGCTCGGCATCGACTACAACATCTTCCTGATGACCCGCATCCGCGAGGAGGCCGGACACCACGGCACCCGGCGCGGCGCGGTGATCGGCCTGGCGGCGACCGGCGGCGTGATCACCTCCGCCGGGCTGATCCTGGCCAGCACCTTCGCCGTGCTCGGCACGCTGCCGATCGTCGGGTTCGCCGAGATCGGCTTCGCCGTCGCGCTGGGCGTGCTGATCGACGCGCTGGTGGTGCGCTCGATCCTGGTCACCGCGCTGACCGTCGACATCGGGCGGTGGATGTGGTGGCCCAGCCCGCTCTCCCACCCGCCACCGTCCGCGCCGGAGCCCGCACCCGCGCCCGCCGAGCAGGAGTGA
- a CDS encoding molybdopterin oxidoreductase family protein — protein sequence MSAERVPLDPSIAPSGTRKFRDAGGLPAAGWRADQTEQTLVPTHCCFCGVQCGMYLRVDTHGKVFGVEPRNHDINRMRLCPKGINAYQQVNHPDRLVTPLMRRSRDEPFRSVTWEEALSYTVEQIRRIQSEHGRDAFGMLGGASLFSEKTYLVGKFARVALKTRHVDYNGRLCMVSAAGANKLAFGIDRAANPFSDILQTECLLIAGSNVGECFPVMTQYVWGARDRGASLIVVDPRETAIARTADIHVALKSGTDAAFFNAVLNVIVEEGLTDEAFLEAHTTGWAEVKQTVKEYTPARAAEICGIPAEQIVQVARTFGRARRAMAWHARGIEHHTQGVENCLTVINLCTATGNLGRPGAGYGTITGQGNGQGGREHGQKADLLPGGRSINDPAHRRQISAIWGIAEEELPQAGTSMMEMVWQMQRGEIRGLLGVCNNPFVSLPNYAVVKSGYDELEFHAQFDFFLSETAANAHVVFPVTTWAEDEGVMANAEARVVKHNKAQEPPAGVHTDTWVLCELARRLGVGEKFAFEGSKEVFDELRRASAGTVIDYYGITYERLEETGGIAWPCPSPDHPGTPRLFEDGTTAHPDGKVHMQVVEWHPPADPYDDEYPMTLTTGRTVAHFLSGNQTRRLGALVEQTPRPWVEVHPSHGFRTGDPVRVTTRRGTSVLPALVTEAIRADHVFVPYHWPYPVAANELTVDALDPRSKIPEYKVCAVRIERAEAVDEVPAPPTPPGREAYPEAQVSRTDPLPPTSPQGRGTAERG from the coding sequence GTGAGCGCGGAGCGCGTACCGCTCGATCCGTCGATCGCGCCGTCCGGCACCCGGAAGTTCCGGGACGCGGGCGGCCTGCCCGCGGCGGGCTGGCGGGCGGACCAGACCGAGCAGACGCTGGTGCCCACGCACTGCTGCTTCTGCGGCGTGCAGTGCGGGATGTACCTGCGGGTGGACACCCACGGCAAGGTGTTCGGCGTCGAGCCGCGCAACCACGACATCAACCGGATGCGGCTGTGCCCGAAGGGCATCAACGCCTACCAGCAGGTCAACCACCCGGACCGGCTGGTCACGCCGCTGATGCGGCGCAGCCGGGACGAGCCCTTCCGGTCGGTGACCTGGGAGGAGGCGCTGTCGTACACGGTGGAGCAGATCCGGCGGATCCAGTCCGAGCACGGGCGGGACGCGTTCGGGATGCTCGGCGGGGCGAGCCTGTTCTCGGAGAAGACGTACCTGGTGGGGAAGTTCGCCCGGGTCGCGCTGAAGACCCGGCACGTGGACTACAACGGCCGGCTGTGCATGGTGAGCGCGGCGGGCGCCAACAAGCTGGCGTTCGGCATCGACCGGGCGGCGAACCCGTTCTCGGACATCCTGCAGACCGAGTGCCTGCTGATCGCCGGTTCCAACGTCGGCGAGTGCTTCCCGGTGATGACCCAGTACGTGTGGGGCGCGCGGGACCGGGGCGCGAGCCTGATCGTGGTCGACCCGCGGGAGACCGCGATCGCCCGGACCGCCGACATCCACGTGGCGCTGAAGTCCGGGACGGACGCGGCGTTCTTCAACGCGGTGCTGAACGTGATCGTGGAAGAGGGTCTGACCGACGAGGCGTTCCTGGAGGCGCACACCACCGGCTGGGCGGAGGTGAAGCAGACGGTCAAGGAGTACACCCCGGCGCGGGCCGCGGAGATCTGCGGCATCCCGGCGGAGCAGATCGTGCAGGTGGCCCGGACGTTCGGGCGGGCCCGGCGGGCGATGGCCTGGCACGCGCGGGGGATCGAGCACCACACGCAGGGCGTGGAGAACTGCCTGACCGTCATCAACCTGTGCACCGCCACCGGCAACCTGGGCCGTCCGGGCGCCGGGTACGGCACCATCACCGGCCAGGGCAACGGGCAGGGCGGCCGCGAGCACGGCCAGAAGGCGGACCTGCTGCCGGGCGGGCGCTCGATCAACGATCCGGCGCACCGGCGGCAGATCTCCGCGATCTGGGGCATCGCCGAGGAGGAGCTGCCGCAGGCCGGCACCTCGATGATGGAGATGGTCTGGCAGATGCAGCGCGGCGAGATCCGCGGCCTGCTCGGCGTCTGCAACAATCCCTTCGTCTCGCTGCCCAACTACGCGGTGGTGAAGTCGGGTTACGACGAGCTGGAGTTCCACGCGCAGTTCGACTTCTTCCTCTCCGAGACGGCCGCCAACGCGCACGTGGTCTTCCCGGTCACCACCTGGGCCGAGGACGAGGGCGTGATGGCCAACGCCGAGGCCCGGGTGGTCAAGCACAACAAGGCGCAGGAGCCGCCGGCCGGGGTGCACACCGACACCTGGGTGCTGTGCGAGCTGGCGCGCCGCCTCGGGGTGGGCGAGAAGTTCGCCTTCGAGGGGTCGAAGGAGGTCTTCGACGAGCTGCGCCGGGCCTCGGCCGGCACGGTGATCGACTACTACGGCATCACCTACGAGCGGCTGGAGGAGACCGGCGGCATCGCCTGGCCCTGCCCGAGCCCGGACCACCCGGGGACGCCGCGGCTGTTCGAGGACGGGACGACGGCGCACCCGGACGGCAAGGTGCACATGCAGGTGGTGGAGTGGCACCCGCCGGCCGACCCGTACGACGACGAGTACCCGATGACGCTGACCACCGGACGGACGGTGGCGCACTTCCTGTCCGGCAACCAGACCCGGCGCCTCGGCGCGCTGGTCGAGCAGACGCCCCGGCCGTGGGTCGAGGTGCACCCCTCGCACGGCTTCCGCACCGGCGACCCGGTGCGGGTGACCACCCGGCGCGGGACGTCGGTGCTGCCGGCGCTGGTGACCGAGGCGATCCGGGCGGACCACGTGTTCGTGCCCTACCACTGGCCGTACCCGGTCGCCGCCAACGAGCTGACCGTCGACGCGCTGGACCCGCGCTCGAAGATCCCCGAGTACAAGGTCTGCGCGGTGCGGATCGAGCGCGCCGAGGCCGTTGACGAGGTGCCAGCGCCGCCCACCCCGCCCGGCCGCGAGGCCTACCCGGAGGCCCAGGTCTCCCGCACCGACCCGCTGCCGCCGACCTCCCCGCAGGGCCGCGGCACCGCCGAGAGGGGCTGA
- a CDS encoding DJ-1/PfpI family protein, with the protein MDIVIPLFDNFEPLDAIGPYEILGYVPGATVRFVTDQPGLVKDVFGNMPVHVPTRYSEVERCDVLLVPGGGSHRTMVEDPDFLAWVRRIHATTRFTTSVCTGGVVLGAAGLLDGLHATTHYAAAPELESFGAVYTAERVIRNDRVITSAGVSSGIDMAVQLAALLSDDVTAQAIQLYTEYDPQPPFDTGSLAKAPDEVVERTRGLR; encoded by the coding sequence ATGGACATCGTGATCCCGCTCTTCGACAACTTCGAGCCGCTCGACGCGATCGGGCCGTACGAGATCCTCGGGTACGTCCCGGGAGCGACCGTGCGCTTCGTCACCGATCAACCCGGCCTGGTGAAGGACGTGTTCGGCAACATGCCGGTGCACGTGCCGACCCGCTATTCGGAGGTCGAGCGCTGCGACGTGCTGCTGGTGCCGGGCGGCGGCAGCCATCGGACGATGGTGGAGGACCCCGATTTCCTCGCCTGGGTGCGCCGGATCCACGCCACCACCCGGTTCACCACCTCGGTCTGCACGGGCGGGGTGGTGCTCGGCGCCGCGGGGCTGCTCGACGGGCTGCACGCCACCACCCACTACGCGGCGGCGCCCGAACTCGAGTCCTTCGGCGCGGTGTACACCGCCGAGCGGGTGATCCGGAACGACCGGGTGATCACCTCGGCCGGGGTGTCCTCCGGCATCGACATGGCCGTGCAGTTGGCGGCGCTGCTCTCCGACGACGTCACCGCGCAGGCGATCCAGCTGTACACCGAGTACGACCCGCAGCCGCCGTTCGACACCGGCTCGCTCGCCAAGGCCCCCGACGAGGTGGTGGAGCGCACCCGCGGCCTGCGCTGA
- a CDS encoding aldo/keto reductase translates to MRTAGGAGTWKLGDLEVNRVGYGAMRLTGNGMMGNSDGTPIGRDAAVRLLLGAFEQGVDHVDTASFYFSPLRSANELINRALTAWTGEVAVVTKVGPWRDPSGAWHAMGRPDQLRGQVEENLRQLGRDHLDVVNLRRNGPGVESVAEHFGALADLREAGLIRHLGLSNVRPEHVEEARTIAPVVCVQNSYGLDWRNADDLGLVDLCGEWGIAFVPFFAVSGLRREGAVAGEQDARVLAVARAHGASPAQVRLAWTLHRGPHVLAIPGTTSPAHLAENIAAGALRLTEEELALLDRPGPDRTR, encoded by the coding sequence GTGCGTACAGCAGGCGGTGCGGGGACGTGGAAGCTCGGCGACCTGGAGGTGAACCGGGTCGGGTACGGGGCGATGCGGCTGACCGGCAACGGGATGATGGGGAACTCGGACGGCACGCCGATCGGCCGGGACGCGGCGGTGCGGCTGCTGCTCGGCGCGTTCGAGCAGGGCGTCGACCACGTCGACACGGCGTCGTTCTACTTCTCGCCGCTGCGCTCCGCGAACGAGCTGATCAACCGGGCGCTCACCGCCTGGACGGGCGAGGTCGCCGTCGTGACGAAGGTCGGCCCGTGGCGGGACCCGTCCGGTGCGTGGCACGCCATGGGCCGCCCCGACCAGTTGCGCGGGCAGGTCGAGGAGAACCTGCGCCAGCTCGGCCGCGACCACCTGGACGTGGTGAACCTGCGTCGCAACGGCCCCGGCGTGGAGTCGGTCGCCGAGCACTTCGGCGCGCTCGCCGACCTGCGCGAGGCCGGGCTGATCCGGCACCTGGGCCTGTCCAACGTTCGCCCGGAGCACGTCGAGGAGGCCCGGACGATCGCGCCTGTGGTGTGCGTGCAGAACTCGTACGGCCTGGACTGGCGCAACGCGGACGACCTCGGCCTGGTGGACCTGTGCGGGGAGTGGGGCATCGCGTTCGTCCCGTTCTTCGCGGTCTCGGGCCTGCGCCGCGAGGGCGCCGTGGCCGGCGAGCAGGACGCCCGCGTCCTCGCAGTCGCCCGCGCGCACGGGGCGTCCCCGGCTCAGGTCCGGCTCGCCTGGACCCTGCACCGCGGGCCGCACGTCCTCGCCATCCCGGGCACCACCAGCCCGGCCCACCTCGCCGAGAACATCGCCGCCGGCGCGCTCCGCCTGACCGAGGAGGAACTCGCCCTCCTCGACCGGCCGGGACCGGATCGCACCAGATAG
- a CDS encoding serine/threonine-protein kinase, with protein sequence MEALGAGDPRQIGEYRLLRRLGAGGMGQVYLGRTAGGRTVAVKTVHAHFAADPEFRVRFRQEVAAARRVGGRWTAPVLDADTESERPWVATGYVAGPSLTSAVRDFGPLPAAAVRSLGAGLAEALAAVHGKGLVHRDVKPSNVLLALDGPRLIDFGIARALDATVLTRTGHVVGSPGFLSPEQAGGLAAGPASDVFSLGAVLAFAATGTAPFGAAQSTPVLLYRVVHEQPDLDALAAVDPQLRDAVAACLAKDPAQRPSPDDLVGLLAADDRGAAGRLDSRDWLPPTVSGALARLAVDLLDLDTEPAGDPALLSPQPQHAPPPTPGTGSAPAPGAVATAGTTTAGSAVPVAGSAPTPTVTSAPTPPAHVPTPTASNVPAQAATGGTAPTASSVPGSASAAAAIPAVAATPVVGAVPAAAGAPTVGGLPTPPPVPAAYPAHVPQPLPGFGPPVAFGPPVEGTTATTALRPARSRTAGLVIAAVVAASVTGGAVYLATRPDGSADNGKPTTPGTAASAPASSPPASESPSPSAAADASTVPAGFLGTWQGRLGSPQLGSGTADFKITITQGRKGEAVAAIRNNTGPGTGYCDATAELVSSAADRVVLKTRPMSILTGCVANPYDQVYTRNGDGSLHLAVDSFSGDLAKVG encoded by the coding sequence GTGGAGGCACTGGGGGCCGGGGATCCCCGGCAGATCGGCGAGTACCGGCTGCTGCGCAGGCTCGGCGCCGGCGGCATGGGCCAGGTGTACCTGGGCCGGACCGCCGGTGGCCGCACGGTCGCGGTGAAGACGGTGCACGCGCACTTCGCGGCCGACCCGGAGTTCCGGGTGCGCTTCCGGCAGGAGGTCGCGGCGGCCCGCCGGGTCGGCGGCCGGTGGACGGCGCCGGTGCTGGACGCCGACACCGAGAGCGAACGCCCCTGGGTGGCCACCGGCTACGTCGCCGGACCCTCGCTGACCTCGGCCGTGCGGGACTTCGGCCCGCTGCCCGCCGCCGCGGTCCGCTCGCTCGGCGCCGGCCTGGCGGAGGCGCTGGCGGCGGTGCACGGCAAGGGTCTGGTCCACCGGGACGTCAAGCCGTCGAACGTGCTGCTCGCCCTGGACGGGCCCCGGCTGATCGACTTCGGCATCGCCCGGGCGCTGGACGCCACCGTGCTCACCCGGACCGGACACGTGGTCGGCTCGCCCGGCTTCCTCTCGCCCGAGCAGGCCGGCGGCCTCGCGGCCGGCCCGGCGTCGGACGTCTTCTCGCTCGGCGCGGTGCTCGCCTTCGCCGCCACCGGCACGGCACCCTTCGGCGCGGCGCAGAGCACGCCCGTGCTGCTCTACCGCGTGGTGCACGAGCAGCCTGACCTGGACGCGCTGGCGGCCGTCGACCCGCAGCTGCGGGACGCCGTCGCCGCCTGCCTCGCCAAGGACCCGGCACAGCGGCCCTCGCCCGATGACCTGGTCGGACTCCTGGCCGCCGACGACCGGGGCGCCGCCGGACGGCTGGACAGCCGCGACTGGCTGCCCCCGACGGTCTCCGGCGCGCTCGCCCGCCTGGCGGTGGACCTGCTCGACCTGGACACCGAGCCCGCCGGTGACCCGGCCCTCCTGTCACCGCAGCCGCAGCACGCCCCACCGCCGACACCCGGTACCGGATCTGCGCCGGCACCCGGAGCCGTCGCGACGGCCGGAACCACGACGGCGGGCAGTGCCGTCCCGGTCGCCGGTAGCGCCCCGACCCCGACGGTGACCAGCGCCCCGACGCCGCCGGCCCACGTCCCGACGCCGACGGCGAGCAACGTCCCGGCGCAGGCGGCGACGGGTGGCACGGCACCGACCGCGAGCAGTGTCCCGGGATCCGCGTCCGCTGCCGCTGCGATTCCGGCCGTGGCCGCGACACCCGTCGTCGGTGCGGTCCCCGCCGCAGCCGGCGCGCCCACGGTCGGTGGCCTGCCGACGCCGCCCCCGGTGCCCGCCGCGTACCCGGCGCACGTGCCGCAGCCCCTGCCGGGCTTCGGCCCGCCGGTCGCCTTCGGCCCCCCGGTGGAGGGCACGACGGCGACCACGGCCCTGCGCCCCGCGCGCTCGCGGACCGCCGGTCTGGTGATCGCCGCCGTCGTCGCGGCCTCCGTCACGGGCGGGGCGGTCTACCTGGCCACCCGCCCCGACGGCTCGGCCGACAACGGCAAGCCGACCACGCCGGGCACCGCGGCCTCGGCGCCCGCGTCCTCGCCCCCCGCGTCGGAATCCCCGTCCCCGTCCGCCGCGGCGGACGCGAGCACGGTGCCGGCCGGGTTCCTGGGCACCTGGCAGGGCCGCCTCGGCAGCCCGCAGCTGGGCAGCGGTACGGCTGACTTCAAGATCACCATCACGCAGGGCCGCAAGGGCGAGGCGGTGGCGGCGATCCGCAACAACACCGGGCCGGGCACCGGCTACTGCGACGCGACCGCCGAGCTGGTGTCGTCCGCCGCCGACCGGGTGGTGCTCAAGACCCGCCCGATGAGCATCCTGACCGGTTGCGTGGCCAACCCGTACGACCAGGTGTACACCCGCAACGGCGACGGCAGCCTGCACCTGGCGGTCGACAGCTTCAGCGGCGACCTCGCGAAGGTCGGCTGA